Proteins from a genomic interval of Oceanispirochaeta crateris:
- a CDS encoding methyl-accepting chemotaxis protein: MIRWKDVSINGKMIIGFGLLILLTLFVAIWSIFGISEIVANAEEVIEGNKLDSLLAEKEVDHLNWANEVNALITDDQINQLNVQLDDHQCAFGQWLYGPGREEAEALIPSLGPILKQIEEPHRQLHESARNINETFVQANRDLPALLAERQVDHLQWAGEIRDTFIRGDKTLQVETDHNLCGLGLWLNSEEARSIYDNGSSEFKSHWDTMVIHHEQLHGSVLVINSALSSNSARAINYFTSETLPLLDSTLADLSALKNIAEKDLTAMAQSSMIYASETKPALRTVQALLSELRGDARLHLMTDEVMMKAALSTRAVVLLITIFAFLFSLFMAFFIAKGITGPMVKGIAFAEQLSRGDLTAVIDIDQKDEVGQLAVALSEMRNSLRNIFFQVQQGADNVLTGSMQLSSTSQQLSQGAAEQASSVEEISSSLEEMEANIEQTSENSMQTEKVSNEAAEVVAHGGSAVMMTVEAMKNISAKIRVIEDIARSTNMLSLNAAIEAARAGEHGKGFAVVAAEVGKLAISSKLAANEISELANSSVKQAVETGELMQNIVPKIKNTASLIQEIAASSREQRTGAQQVVEAINQLDSVIQQNASASEESASMAEELSAQAETLQSLISFFKLEGDFEKKRSQISEDKKPSHGLSDNRMNSIPKASMAERLESGQENFEEF, from the coding sequence ATGATTCGATGGAAAGATGTTAGTATCAATGGAAAGATGATTATCGGCTTTGGCCTTCTGATTCTTTTGACACTGTTTGTAGCCATTTGGTCTATTTTTGGTATTTCTGAAATTGTAGCGAATGCAGAAGAAGTGATTGAAGGGAATAAACTGGATTCTCTTCTGGCAGAGAAAGAGGTTGATCATCTTAACTGGGCCAACGAGGTTAACGCTCTTATCACCGATGACCAGATAAACCAGCTGAATGTTCAGCTGGATGACCACCAATGCGCCTTTGGGCAGTGGCTTTACGGACCCGGGCGGGAGGAAGCCGAGGCCTTGATTCCGTCTCTTGGCCCCATTTTGAAGCAAATAGAAGAACCCCATCGTCAACTTCATGAATCTGCCAGGAATATCAATGAGACATTTGTGCAGGCTAATCGCGATCTACCAGCTCTTTTGGCCGAAAGGCAGGTTGATCATCTACAATGGGCTGGAGAAATTCGAGACACATTCATCCGGGGAGATAAGACACTGCAGGTCGAAACCGATCATAATCTTTGCGGACTGGGGCTTTGGCTAAACAGCGAGGAAGCCCGTAGCATCTATGATAATGGTAGTTCCGAGTTCAAGTCGCATTGGGATACAATGGTGATCCATCATGAACAACTGCATGGGTCTGTCCTAGTGATCAACTCTGCTCTGTCTTCCAATTCTGCAAGGGCCATTAATTATTTTACATCAGAGACACTACCGCTACTGGATTCCACCCTGGCGGATTTAAGTGCATTGAAAAATATTGCCGAGAAGGATTTGACCGCCATGGCTCAATCCTCAATGATTTATGCCAGTGAAACAAAGCCGGCTCTCAGAACTGTTCAGGCTTTGTTGAGTGAGCTCCGGGGAGATGCAAGACTGCATCTTATGACAGATGAGGTCATGATGAAGGCGGCCCTATCCACCAGAGCCGTTGTTCTATTGATCACCATTTTTGCTTTTCTTTTCAGTCTTTTCATGGCTTTTTTCATAGCAAAAGGCATTACAGGGCCCATGGTAAAGGGAATTGCCTTTGCCGAACAGCTCTCCCGGGGGGATTTGACGGCAGTCATAGACATCGACCAGAAAGATGAAGTCGGTCAATTGGCAGTGGCTCTTTCTGAAATGCGGAACAGTCTGCGCAATATTTTCTTTCAGGTTCAACAGGGGGCGGACAATGTATTGACCGGAAGCATGCAGCTGAGTTCCACCTCGCAGCAGCTCTCTCAGGGGGCGGCCGAACAGGCCTCGTCAGTTGAAGAAATCTCATCCTCTCTTGAAGAGATGGAGGCCAATATAGAACAGACTTCGGAAAATTCTATGCAGACTGAAAAGGTCTCCAATGAGGCAGCCGAAGTTGTGGCACATGGTGGTTCTGCGGTGATGATGACTGTGGAAGCCATGAAAAATATTTCGGCCAAGATCCGAGTCATCGAAGATATTGCCAGATCAACAAATATGCTGAGTCTCAATGCCGCCATCGAGGCAGCCAGAGCGGGAGAACACGGAAAAGGCTTTGCCGTAGTTGCCGCAGAGGTCGGAAAACTGGCCATCAGCAGCAAACTCGCTGCCAATGAAATTTCGGAATTGGCCAATAGCAGCGTCAAACAGGCCGTGGAGACTGGTGAGTTGATGCAGAATATAGTCCCAAAAATTAAAAATACGGCCAGTCTTATTCAGGAAATAGCCGCCTCTTCTAGAGAGCAGCGCACAGGGGCACAACAAGTTGTGGAGGCTATCAATCAGCTGGACTCTGTGATCCAGCAGAATGCCTCGGCTTCGGAGGAGTCCGCCTCCATGGCGGAGGAACTCTCAGCACAGGCTGAAACTCTGCAATCTCTTATTTCATTTTTTAAGCTGGAAGGCGATTTCGAGAAAAAAAGAAGCCAGATTTCGGAGGATAAAAAACCGTCTCATGGCCTTTCTGATAATAGAATGAATTCAATACCGAAAGCGTCCATGGCTGAGCGGTTGGAGAGTGGCCAGGAAAATTTTGAGGAATTTTAA
- a CDS encoding ankyrin repeat domain-containing protein → MRYFMILILLWVAIHPMVATPEEDFLTDLRDSRLQDARFFLEDNHSVNLSLVDGHTPLILMCIEQRSHEVRWLLEQGADPNLIDSEGYTPLMHAAMKGDRNLAQILLQAGALVNLQSPLGSTALQLAVNGIHTELADYLEKRGGLIMDGYYAHPFLSELWTRRQHYARALSLIETRWMHHEFLKTLIQGDYEGLKLLLDSDSDPNAVDTEGVSALMMAASQNDTYMAELLLSRGADPALKDNMGLNALWYAAFKNNLDLIELLLDSGIKDDAEFLENSSLFGAFSSGAYTALSLLIEAGWDTQKTGRLGTSLQHYAAFYGDLRTLVILKEAGVDLSLEDGNGQTAMDSLIQGYTLNEGETLYTPVAIFLKDEGVEATLKAADLDNIKLSRIIYSKW, encoded by the coding sequence ATGAGATATTTCATGATTTTAATCCTCCTGTGGGTTGCTATCCATCCAATGGTAGCTACTCCCGAAGAGGACTTTCTTACGGATTTAAGAGACTCCCGTCTACAGGATGCACGTTTTTTTCTGGAGGATAATCACTCCGTGAATTTGAGCTTGGTTGATGGTCATACTCCGCTTATATTGATGTGTATTGAACAACGCAGTCATGAAGTCCGCTGGCTCTTAGAGCAGGGGGCAGATCCAAATCTTATCGATTCAGAAGGTTACACTCCCCTGATGCATGCGGCTATGAAGGGAGATAGAAATCTGGCCCAGATTTTACTCCAGGCAGGGGCCCTGGTAAACTTACAGTCTCCTCTTGGTTCTACGGCATTGCAACTGGCTGTAAACGGCATTCATACAGAGCTGGCCGATTATCTTGAAAAGAGAGGCGGCCTCATCATGGATGGGTATTATGCACATCCTTTCTTGAGTGAGCTCTGGACCCGGAGACAGCATTATGCACGGGCGTTGAGCCTCATCGAGACTCGGTGGATGCATCATGAATTCCTGAAAACCCTGATTCAGGGTGATTATGAGGGGCTTAAGCTTCTGCTTGACTCGGATAGTGATCCCAATGCTGTGGATACAGAAGGTGTGAGTGCCCTGATGATGGCTGCTTCCCAGAACGACACATATATGGCGGAACTCCTGCTGTCTAGGGGGGCCGATCCGGCTTTGAAAGACAATATGGGGCTAAATGCTCTTTGGTATGCCGCCTTTAAAAATAATCTTGACCTTATCGAGCTGCTGTTGGATTCAGGCATCAAAGATGATGCGGAGTTTCTGGAGAATTCTTCTCTTTTCGGGGCTTTTTCATCTGGGGCTTATACCGCCTTATCCCTGTTGATTGAAGCGGGATGGGATACTCAAAAAACAGGCCGCCTGGGAACATCCCTTCAGCATTATGCTGCATTTTATGGAGATCTGAGAACTCTTGTTATTCTGAAGGAAGCAGGAGTCGACCTTAGTCTTGAAGACGGAAACGGCCAGACCGCCATGGATTCTCTCATACAGGGGTATACGCTCAATGAAGGGGAAACTCTTTACACCCCCGTTGCAATCTTTCTGAAAGATGAAGGAGTCGAGGCAACACTCAAGGCGGCAGACTTGGATAATATAAAGCTCTCCCGTATAATCTATTCAAAATGGTAA
- a CDS encoding ASKHA domain-containing protein, producing the protein MASTTFTLHYGSMIINESISPGKNLLELIHSLPSVNIDAPCGGKGTCGKCRVRIIEGEASPVSDAEKKFLSAADIKKGIRLACKTLPEGSVTVVLEDSMHNAKIMESGGLPYTGRLNPLLKKKVMNLPPASLEDQRSLETRLLQALPEGSVLDHRIRLKLAELQQKEQYEMTLSFCDTTITNLTPGSDMTPSYALAVDIGTTTVVAYLVNLSTGQMMGTASGLNTQKSFGADVISRIDYIGDDKEKLSQLQQRICSQIEELASKTLKAAGLNEEDLMAVFAAGNTTMMHILQGLSPQTIARAPFIPVSTEAMILKPSEIASQLPDHVRFVLLPSLSGYIGADIVAGILSTEIAESEDLCLLVDIGTNGEIAMGNKDSLTSCSTAAGPAFEGANIQCGVGGIPGAISSFRSDGNSFSFETIDDKPVSGICGSGIIDLTAYLLKAGLVDFTGRFQDESDWRNNPPASKDSLINKDGEIRFVWENKEDSLYFTQKDLREVQLAKGSIGAGIATLVKESGHSLDDIKKVYLAGGFGSYIDHQSALAIGLLPQELQGRIHCVGNSCGAGVIRCALNRDEMEKTKMILNKTKYIELSSNKGFQEEYMLNMYFPEYD; encoded by the coding sequence ATGGCTTCAACAACTTTTACTTTACATTATGGATCAATGATTATCAATGAATCTATTTCTCCCGGGAAGAATTTACTGGAACTGATTCATAGTCTCCCGTCTGTAAACATAGATGCGCCCTGTGGCGGAAAAGGAACTTGCGGTAAATGCAGAGTTCGAATTATAGAAGGTGAAGCCTCCCCTGTGAGCGATGCCGAAAAAAAGTTTCTCAGCGCCGCAGATATAAAGAAGGGTATACGCCTGGCCTGTAAGACTCTGCCGGAAGGCTCGGTAACGGTGGTCCTTGAAGACAGTATGCACAATGCAAAGATTATGGAGTCCGGAGGTCTTCCCTACACGGGCCGCCTGAATCCTCTCTTGAAAAAGAAAGTGATGAATCTACCTCCGGCCAGCTTGGAAGACCAGAGATCTCTGGAGACAAGGCTGCTTCAGGCCCTCCCTGAGGGATCAGTTCTGGATCACAGAATTCGCCTTAAACTGGCAGAATTACAACAGAAAGAACAGTATGAAATGACCCTCAGCTTTTGTGATACAACCATCACCAACCTGACCCCTGGATCTGATATGACTCCTTCCTATGCCCTGGCTGTGGATATTGGAACCACAACAGTGGTGGCCTATCTTGTAAATCTATCCACCGGCCAGATGATGGGAACTGCCTCCGGACTGAATACCCAAAAGAGTTTCGGTGCCGATGTGATTTCCAGGATAGATTATATCGGTGATGATAAAGAAAAACTAAGCCAGCTGCAGCAGAGAATCTGCTCTCAGATTGAAGAACTGGCATCTAAAACACTGAAAGCCGCCGGACTGAACGAAGAGGATCTGATGGCTGTCTTTGCCGCTGGAAATACGACGATGATGCACATCCTGCAAGGATTGTCTCCCCAAACAATAGCCAGAGCTCCCTTTATACCCGTGTCTACAGAAGCGATGATCCTTAAACCCTCAGAAATTGCCTCCCAATTGCCCGATCATGTCCGCTTTGTACTTCTCCCTTCCCTGTCGGGGTACATCGGAGCCGACATCGTAGCGGGAATACTGTCCACAGAAATCGCCGAAAGTGAAGATCTATGCCTTTTGGTAGATATTGGTACCAATGGGGAAATTGCAATGGGGAACAAGGATTCTCTGACAAGCTGTTCCACCGCAGCGGGGCCTGCCTTCGAGGGAGCCAATATACAATGTGGCGTGGGAGGAATCCCCGGGGCCATCAGCAGCTTCAGGTCAGATGGAAACTCCTTTAGCTTTGAGACCATTGATGATAAGCCAGTCAGCGGAATTTGCGGTTCCGGTATCATTGACCTGACAGCCTATCTTCTAAAAGCCGGATTGGTGGATTTTACAGGCCGATTTCAGGATGAATCCGATTGGAGAAACAATCCTCCGGCTTCCAAAGACTCCTTAATAAATAAGGATGGTGAGATCCGTTTTGTCTGGGAGAACAAAGAAGATTCATTGTATTTCACACAGAAGGATTTAAGAGAAGTTCAGCTCGCCAAAGGGTCTATAGGGGCAGGGATTGCTACACTGGTCAAAGAGTCAGGTCACTCTTTGGATGACATCAAAAAGGTATACCTTGCAGGAGGATTCGGTTCATATATTGATCACCAGAGTGCTCTTGCCATAGGATTATTACCACAGGAACTCCAAGGGAGGATTCACTGCGTCGGCAACTCCTGCGGTGCAGGTGTCATCCGTTGTGCCCTGAACCGGGATGAAATGGAAAAGACGAAAATGATCCTAAATAAAACAAAATACATCGAATTATCGTCAAATAAAGGCTTCCAGGAAGAATATATGCTGAACATGTATTTCCCTGAATATGATTAA
- a CDS encoding PocR ligand-binding domain-containing protein: MNGKARNYISPFYEKAIVAAETYKKATGVDCFVINNKGFRLDKTGAQGGACPFCKDLNDLCGNSNDCRQTHLYGGYQAERFGGSYIYFCPINMLHWASPLMEEGLMTGALIAGPALIIEQDELLEELNSKFGKEPVDQAQLKKKLKNIPLVTTEKAKALSEILLITASHLIEGDHSQLASKKDSMDQQSQISEYIQYIKQMENKDTEISQYPIEKERELLHLIQTGDSKEARRVLNEILGAVFFSSGGKYDVVKARVLELLVLLSRAAVEGGADAEQIFGMNYNYLKEINNYNSVEGLAGWLARVIVRFSDLVFDLRDVKHADAIYQTIQYINKNYAEKVTLDEVASSVYLSPAYFSKIFKEEMKCNFNAYLNQVRINKSKNLLINSKFSLVEIAGMVGYEDQSYFTKVFKKMTDLSPGKYREKRGKIDTSNQEIH; the protein is encoded by the coding sequence ATGAATGGAAAAGCCAGAAACTATATTTCCCCCTTCTATGAAAAAGCAATTGTCGCTGCAGAAACTTACAAGAAAGCCACCGGAGTGGATTGTTTTGTCATCAACAACAAGGGATTCAGGTTAGACAAAACTGGAGCTCAGGGAGGAGCCTGCCCCTTCTGTAAGGATCTAAACGACCTATGCGGCAATAGTAACGACTGCCGTCAGACCCATTTATATGGCGGATATCAGGCAGAAAGATTTGGAGGCAGCTACATCTATTTTTGCCCCATCAATATGCTCCACTGGGCATCTCCTCTTATGGAAGAGGGACTGATGACGGGAGCTCTGATTGCCGGGCCCGCCCTGATCATTGAACAGGATGAACTTCTGGAAGAACTGAACTCGAAATTCGGAAAGGAACCCGTTGATCAGGCTCAGCTGAAGAAAAAACTAAAAAACATTCCCCTGGTGACAACAGAAAAGGCAAAGGCTCTTTCAGAAATTCTTCTCATCACAGCCTCTCATCTGATTGAAGGAGATCACTCACAGCTGGCATCCAAGAAAGACTCGATGGACCAGCAATCCCAAATTTCAGAATACATACAGTACATCAAACAGATGGAGAACAAAGATACTGAGATATCTCAATACCCCATCGAAAAAGAGAGGGAACTCCTGCACCTCATTCAAACCGGGGACTCCAAGGAAGCCCGTCGTGTTCTTAATGAGATTCTGGGAGCGGTATTCTTCTCTTCCGGCGGAAAATATGATGTAGTCAAAGCCAGAGTACTGGAACTGCTTGTGCTGTTGTCCCGGGCTGCCGTGGAAGGCGGAGCCGATGCCGAACAAATTTTTGGAATGAATTACAACTATCTAAAAGAGATTAACAACTACAACTCAGTAGAGGGACTGGCCGGTTGGCTTGCACGGGTCATTGTCCGTTTTTCCGACCTTGTTTTTGACCTCCGGGATGTCAAACATGCCGATGCCATCTACCAGACAATTCAGTATATCAATAAGAACTATGCCGAGAAAGTGACACTGGATGAGGTGGCTTCCTCTGTATACCTCAGCCCGGCTTACTTCAGCAAAATATTCAAGGAAGAAATGAAGTGCAACTTCAATGCTTACCTGAATCAGGTGAGGATCAATAAGAGTAAAAATCTCCTGATAAACAGCAAATTCTCCCTTGTAGAGATAGCCGGTATGGTCGGATATGAAGACCAGAGCT